One window from the genome of Cucumis melo cultivar AY chromosome 12, USDA_Cmelo_AY_1.0, whole genome shotgun sequence encodes:
- the LOC103502222 gene encoding serine/threonine-protein kinase D6PK-like translates to MASKSNLKPSAKQPKVITGVKATDVSDLKSLPSQTSLGNKIGSVISGDVLNSTQKSLNQSTLTDSSNTKSSSFNHKVSTESYNQKIKENSSKSDAKTEGLNGTRGLAEDSIDSKKKISECGSGKDSSVSAKVSDGTNSIAKTSGSAKISDRVEMVESGKSSMCRGSTSSDISDESTCSSFSSSISKPHKANDLRWEAIQAVRARDGILGLGHFRLLKRLGCGDIGSVYLSELSGTKCYFAMKVMDKGSLASRKKLLRAQTEREILQSLDHPFLPTLYTHFETDKFSCLVMEFCPGGDLHTLRQRQPGKHFTEQAVKFYVAEVLLALEYLHMLGIVYRDLKPENVLVREDGHIMLSDFDLSLRCAVSPTLVKGSCSESEPLRKNSTYCVQPACIEPSCIQPSCVVPTTCFTPRLFSSKSKKDRKPKTEIGNQVTPLPELIAEPTEARSMSFVGTHEYLAPEIIKGEGHGSAVDWWTFGIFLYELLFGKTPFKGSGNRATLFNVVGQPLRFPESPVVSFAARDLIRGLLVKEPQHRLAYKRGATEIKQHPFFEGVNWALIRCASPPEVPKPVEIERIPSPAPPVSGKAVMARPGPDSKSSDNYLEFDFF, encoded by the exons ATGGCCTCAAAGTCGAATTTGAAACCTTCTGCAAAGCAACCTAAGGTGATTACCGGCGTTAAAGCGACTGATGTGAGTGATCTAAAGTCCTTACCTTCACAAACTTCACTGGGAAACAAAATTGGTTCTGTTATCTCTGGAGATGTATTGAATTCCACACAGAAATCCTTGAATCAGTCTACTTTGACTGATTCATCAAATACCAAATCCTCTAGTTTTAATCATAAAGTGTCTACTGAGTCATATAATcagaaaattaaagaaaattcctCAAAGTCTGACGCTAAGACAGAAGGTCTTAACGGGACTCGGGGCTTAGCGGAAGACTCTATAGATTCCAAGAAGAAAATATCAGAATGTGGGAGTGGGAAGGATAGTTCAGTTTCTGCCAAAGTCAGTGATGGAACAAACAGTATTGCCAAGACGAGTGGAAGTGCAAAAATTAGTGACCGTGTTGAGATGGTTGAAAGTGGCAAGAGCAGCATGTGTCGTGGAAGCACAAGCAGCGACATCAGTGACGAAAGTACTTGTAGCAGCTTTAGTAGTAGTATCAGTAAGCCTCACAAAGCAAATGACTTGAGATGGGAGGCCATCCAAGCTGTACGTGCAAGGGATGGGATATTGGGATTAGGTCATTTTAGACTATTGAAGAGACTGGGATGTGGGGATATTGGAAGCGTCTACCTGTCGGAGTTGAGTGGTACTAAATGTTATTTTGCTATGAAGGTCATGGACAAAGGGTCTCTGGCAAGTCGAAAGAAGTTGCTTCGAGCTCAGACTGAAAGAGAAATATTGCAGTCTCTTGATCATCCATTCCTTCCGACATTATATACTCATTTTGAGACTGATAAATTTTCATGCTTAGTGATGGAGTTTTGCCCCGGGGGAGACTTGCACACTCTAAGGCAGAGGCAGCCAGGGAAGCATTTTACCGAACAGGCAGTGAA ATTTTATGTAGCAGAGGTCCTCCTAGCACTCGAGTATCTTCATATGCTTGGGATTGTATACCGGGACCTTAAGCCTGAGAATGTTCTTGTGAGGGAAGATGGACATATAATGCTTTCAGACTTTGATCTTTCACTAAGATGTGCAGTTAGTCCAACATTGGTGAAGGGCTCATGTTCCGAGTCTGAACCTTTGAGAAAGAATTCAACTTATTGTGTTCAACCGGCTTGTATTGAACCTTCCTGCATCCAGCCCTCCTGTGTAGTTCCCACGACATGCTTCACTCCCCGACTTTTCTCTAGCAAGTCAAAGAAGGATAGAAAACCCAAGACTGAAATAGGAAATCAGGTAACGCCTTTGCCAGAGCTCATTGCAGAGCCTACGGAGGCAAGGTCAATGTCATTTGTTGGCACACATGAATATTTGGCACCGGAGATCATTAAAGGCGAAGGCCATGGAAGTGCTGTTGACTGGTGGACTTTTGGAATATTCCTATACGAACTGTTGTTTGGTAAAACTCCTTTTAAGGGATCTGGGAATCGAGCCACGTTGTTCAATGTGGTTGGTCAGCCTTTGCGGTTTCCTGAATCACCAGTTGTCAGTTTTGCTGCAAGGGATCTCATCAGGGGATTGCTTGTCAAGGAACCACAGCATAGATTAGCTTACAAACGAGGGGCAACTGAGATCAAACAACATCCTTTTTTTGAAGGTGTTAACTGGGCACTGATACGTTGCGCTTCACCACCAGAAGTACCAAAGCCTGTCGAGATTGAGAGGATACCCTCACCAGCACCTCCAGTCAGTGGAAAAGCTGTAATGGCTAGACCTGGTCCCGATTCCAAATCATCTGATAATTATCTCGAGTTTGATTTCTTTTAG